A single window of Persephonella sp. DNA harbors:
- a CDS encoding arsenic transporter encodes MNEFHTILAVVIFLLTLIFVIWQPKGLSIGWTATIGAIVALLTGVVSLRDVWVVVQIVWDATVAFVGIIFISLILDKIGFFEWSALHIMKRADGNGRKLFVYIILLGALIAAFFANDGAALMLTPIVYAKIKHLGLKDRFILPFIMASGFVADTTSLPLVISNLVNIVTADFFSIGFIEYAFKMIVPNIFSLLATLTVLYLFFKKDIVKEYDPSLLKNPDEVIKDWFIFKIAWWLGGFLLIGFIVSEIYHIPVSIIITIGAIVLGIATYREKIVNMKTLVFKETPWKIVVFSIGMYVVVYGLKNVGLTSELAKFIKDFQSYGDLSGIIGTGVIAAVLSAIMNNMPSVMVVDLAIAYTGFKESIQHLLAYANIIGCDLGPKITPIGSLATLLWLHVLEQKGIKIGWGYYFKVGIILTPPVLLFTLFGLYIWHLAIGG; translated from the coding sequence CTGGCAGCCTAAAGGTCTAAGTATAGGCTGGACTGCCACCATTGGGGCTATTGTTGCCCTTTTAACCGGTGTGGTATCTCTTCGGGATGTCTGGGTTGTTGTCCAAATAGTCTGGGATGCGACAGTTGCATTTGTTGGAATTATTTTTATATCCCTTATCCTTGATAAAATTGGATTTTTTGAATGGTCAGCACTTCATATAATGAAAAGGGCTGATGGAAACGGTCGTAAACTCTTTGTTTATATAATTTTGCTTGGAGCATTAATCGCTGCATTCTTCGCCAATGATGGTGCAGCTTTAATGCTCACTCCAATAGTTTATGCAAAGATCAAACATTTAGGACTAAAGGATAGATTTATACTTCCATTTATAATGGCAAGTGGTTTTGTTGCTGATACAACCAGCCTCCCCCTTGTTATTTCTAATCTTGTAAACATTGTTACAGCAGATTTTTTCAGTATAGGATTTATTGAGTATGCTTTTAAAATGATTGTTCCAAATATTTTCTCGCTACTGGCTACTTTAACTGTTTTATATCTGTTTTTCAAAAAGGATATTGTTAAGGAATATGACCCATCTCTTCTAAAAAATCCAGATGAGGTTATAAAAGACTGGTTTATTTTTAAAATTGCCTGGTGGCTTGGCGGATTTTTGCTTATTGGTTTCATAGTATCGGAGATTTACCACATACCAGTTTCAATAATAATAACAATCGGTGCAATTGTTCTTGGTATAGCTACTTACAGAGAAAAAATAGTTAACATGAAAACCCTTGTTTTCAAAGAAACTCCGTGGAAAATTGTCGTTTTTTCAATAGGTATGTATGTGGTTGTTTATGGGCTAAAAAATGTAGGCTTAACCTCAGAACTTGCTAAGTTTATCAAAGATTTTCAATCTTACGGAGATTTATCTGGAATTATAGGAACAGGAGTTATAGCTGCTGTTTTATCAGCAATTATGAATAATATGCCTTCTGTGATGGTTGTAGACCTTGCTATAGCATATACAGGTTTTAAAGAAAGTATTCAGCATTTACTTGCTTATGCAAATATTATTGGCTGTGATTTAGGGCCTAAAATCACTCCAATTGGTTCTCTTGCTACACTTCTATGGCTTCACGTTTTGGAGCAAAAAGGGATAAAAATAGGTTGGGGATACTACTTTAAGGTGGGAATAATTTTAACTCCACCAGTTTTACTGTTTACGCTGTTTGGACTTTATATCTGGCATTTAGCCATTGGAGGATAA